In a genomic window of Amphiprion ocellaris isolate individual 3 ecotype Okinawa chromosome 13, ASM2253959v1, whole genome shotgun sequence:
- the ganabb gene encoding neutral alpha-glucosidase AB isoform X3: MPLLPRMVPVLVLWLAVCLAETWAVDRGNFKTCDQSAFCKRQRALKPGESPYRALLETMELTNTRLTLQLINDNNKVRLLLELYRLQGNITRVKINELKPLKPRYEVPDVLIREPPTEPLSLLSQDENGVVLSLGSESQRVIISARPFRLDIMEGSDVLMSLNSRGLLTFEHLRMRKDTFSYKVTSTVASVWDNIKRVFSSQADPEAEKKEEADPANQAETTKEEEEKVEDGMWEETFKSHSDSKPNGPSAISLDFSLPGVEHVYGIPEHADTLRLKTTENGDPYRLYNLDVFQYELYNPMALYGAVPVMLAHNTQRTTGIFWLNAAETWVDISSNTAGKTVFGKMLDYVQGSSETPQTDVRWISESGIIDVFLMLGPTPKDVFSQYASLTGTQSFPPLASLGYHQCRWNYNDQEDVQSVDAGFDEHDIPYDFIWLDIEHTDGKRYFTWDPHKFATPKEMLQGLMDKKRKLVAIVDPHIKVDSNYKIHNEIRSKGFYIKNKDGGDYEGWCWPGSASYPDFFRADMRAWWASMFAYDQYEGSMENMYTWNDMNEPSVFNGPEVTMHKDTVHGAWEHRDVHNLYGFYVQMATAEGLIQRSGGIERPFVLTRAFFAGSQRYGAVWTGDNAAEWDHLKISIPMCLSLGLVGISFCGADVGGFFKSPSTELLVRWYQTGAYQPFFRAHAHLDTPRREPWLFGPENTALIREAVRQRYTLLPYWYQQFYHAHRTGEPIMRPLWVEYPQDPATFAVDDEFLIGRDLLVHPVTEEGARGVTAYLPGKDTVWFDIHTFQKHNGAQNLYIPVTMSSIPVFQRGGSIIPRKVRVRRSSTCMEHDPYTLYVALNLQRTAEGELYIDDGHTFNYEKKEFIHRRLSFAKNILSSVNLAPDAQFTTRSWIERVVILGASKPSKVTLQTADGQDSQLEFDFDASMSVLTLRKPGMNAGADWTVMLQ, from the exons ATGCCGCTGCTACCAAG GATGGTGCCTGTCTTGGTGCTCTGGCTGGCTGTGTGTCTCGCTGAGACATGGGCTGTGGACAGGGGCAACTTCAAGACCTGTGATCAGAGTGCCTTCTGCAA GCGTCAGCGAGCATTGAAGCCTGGGGAGTCGCCTTATCGAGCCCTGCTGGAGACCATGGAGCTGACCAACACCAGACTCACCCTGCAGCTCATCAATGACAACAACAAG gTGCGTCTGCTCCTTGAACTCTACCGTCTCCAGGGAAACATAACGAGGGTGAAGATTAACGAGCTGAAGCCCCTGAAACCTCGCTACGAGGTCCCAGATGTGCTCATCAGGGAGCCGCCTACTGAGCC cCTGTCTCTCCTGTCTCAGGATGAGAACGGGGTGGTGTTGTCCCTGGGGTCGGAGTCCCAGAGGGTCATCATCAGCGCCCGGCCCTTCCGACTGGACATCATGGAGGGAAGCGACGTGCTGATGTCGCTGAACTCACGTGGTCTGCTGACCTTTGAGCACCTGAGGATGCGCAAGGACAC TTTCTCCTATAAAGTAACTAGCACAGTGGCTAGCGTGTGGGATAATATCAAGAGGGTATTCTCTAG TCAGGCAGACCCAGAGGctgagaagaaagaggaggctGATCCGGCAAACCAGGCCGAG ACAACcaaggaagaggaagagaaagtagAAGACGGGATGTGGGAGGAAACGTTTAAATCGCACTCAGACAGCAAACCTAATG GTCCATCTGCTATTAGTTTAGACTTTTCATTGCCGGGAGTGGAGCATGTCTATGGTATCCCAGAACACGCAGACACCctaagactcaaaacaacaga GAATGGAGATCCGTATCGGCTCTATAACCTGGATGTCTTCCAGTATGAGTTATATAACCCAATGGCCTTGTATGGGGCTGTCCCAGTTATGTTGGCCCACAACACACAGCGGACCACAGGTATCTTCTGGCTCAATGCTGCAGAAACCTGGGTAGACATAAGCTCCAACACAGCTGGGAAG ACTGTGTTTGGGAAAATGCTGGATTATGTTCAGGGCTCCAGTGAGACACCACAGACAGATGTGCGTTGGATCTCTGAGAGCGGCATCATCGATGTCTTCCTGATGCTGGGACCAACTCCCAAAGACGTCTTCTCTCAGTATGCCTCTCTTACAG GCACCCAGTCCTTCCCTCCCTTGGCCTCCCTGGGCTACCACCAGTGCCGCTGGAACTACAATGACCAGGAAGACGTGCAGTCAGTGGATGCAGGCTTCGATGAGCACGACATCCCCTACGACTTCATCTGGCTTGATATCGAGCACACAGATGGGAAGCGCTACTTCACCTGGGATCCTCACAAGTTTGCAACACCAAAGGAGATGCTGCAGGGTCTCATGGACAAGAAGCGCAAG CTGGTGGCCATTGTGGACCCTCATATTAAAGTAGATAGCAACTACAAGATCCATAATGAAATCCGCTCCAAGGGTTTCTATATCAAGAATAAAGATGGGGGAGACTACGAGGGCTGGTGCTGGCCTG GCAGTGCCAGCTATCCAGACTTCTTCCGTGCAGACATGAGGGCCTGGTGGGCCAGCATGTTCGCCTACGATCAGTATGAG GGATCCATGGAGAACATGTACACATGGAACGACATGAATGAGCCGTCGGTCTTTAATGGGCCAGAGGTCACCATGCACAAGGACACAGTGCACGGAGCCTGGGAGCACCGTGACGTACACAACCTGTATGGTTTCTATGTG CAAATGGCCACAGCGGAGGGTTTGATCCAGAGGTCTGGGGGCATTGAGCGACCGTTTGTCCTGACCAGGGCTTTCTTTGCTGGCTCACAGCGCTACG gtgCTGTGTGGACAGGAGATAATGCTGCTGAGTGGGACCATCTGAAGATCTCTATCCCCATGTGTCTGAGTCTGGGCCTGGTTGGAATCTCTTTCTGTGGCG CTGACGTTGGTGGCTTTTTCAAGTCTCCAAGCACTGAGCTGCTGGTGCGTTGGTACCAGACGGGGGCTTACCAGCCATTCTTTAGGGCCCACGCCCACCTGGACACGCCTCGCCGTGAGCCCTGGCTGTTTGGTCCAGAAAACACTGCACTGATCCGTGAAGCTGTGCGTCAGCGCTACACACTCCTGCCCTACTGGTACCAGCAGTTCTACCACGCACACCGCACTGGAGAGCCCATCATGAG ACCGCTGTGGGTGGAGTATCCTCAGGATCCTGCTACTTTTGCCGTGGATGACGAGTTCTTGATTG GGCGAGACTTACTGGTGCACCCAGTTACTGAGGAGGGAGCCAGGGGAGTCACTGCCTACCTGCCTGGTAAAGACACG GTCTGGTTTGACATCCACACCTTCCAGAAGCACAATGGGGCTCAGAACCTGTACATCCCTGTCACCATGAGCTCT ATTCCTGTATTCCAGCGCGGTGGATCCATCATTCCCAGGAAGGTTCGAGTTCGCAGGTCCTCCACCTGCATGGAGCACGACCCCTACACTCTATATGTGGCTCTTAACCTCCAG AGAACTGCAGAGGGGGAGCTCTACATAGATGACGGCCACACTTTTAACTACGAAAAGAAGGAATTCATCCACAGGAGACTGTCATTCGCCAAGAACATCCTCTCTTCTGT TAACCTCGCTCCTGATGCCCAGTTTACTACTCGCTCCTGGATTGAACGCGTTGTCATACTGGGAGCCAGTAAACCCAGCAAGGTTACCCTTCAGACTGCCG ATGGACAAGACAGCCAACTAGAATTCGATTTTGATGCCTCCATGTCTGTTTTGACGCTGCGCAAGCCCGGCATGAACGCAGGGGCAGACTGGACTGTGATGCTTCAGTAA